A single Streptomyces sp. 2114.4 DNA region contains:
- the eccE gene encoding type VII secretion protein EccE, with protein sequence MAPRLRQQAGTIGGVRVQQLAIIELAAALVLVGWTIHPAALTAAIVIAALLVIFALGRRRRIPLPEWITTVRAMKRRGKDSNSALAATQGVDPAFAPVVECEPALRTYEFTTESDQRAIGFVGDGTFLTALVQVDARDEPLRPQRGSHMLPLDVLHTALDIEDIHLESVQFVQYSQPAPAPHLPEQAVAARSYAPLQAQSQTPALQLTWIALKLDPELCSEAIEARGGGMEGAKRSLLRAADQLVSRLTAHGVRAKVLAEREVVAAIGTAVCVSPRAANGAMGRDGRAARRTQETTRAMRCDDRWHTTYWIGRWPQLGQGGAPLAAITQLLTSTRAMASTFTLTATHGGGRAPAISGYVRLSTRSENELSAAQSELERRSGSVKVGLVRLDREQLPGLLATLPLGGTR encoded by the coding sequence GTGGCACCGCGGCTGCGCCAACAGGCCGGAACCATCGGCGGGGTGCGCGTCCAGCAGCTGGCCATCATCGAACTCGCCGCGGCACTGGTGCTGGTGGGCTGGACGATCCATCCGGCCGCACTGACCGCGGCCATTGTGATCGCGGCTCTTCTGGTCATTTTCGCGCTCGGCCGGCGGCGGAGGATTCCGCTGCCGGAATGGATCACGACCGTGCGCGCCATGAAGCGGCGCGGCAAGGACAGCAACTCCGCGCTCGCGGCGACGCAGGGCGTGGACCCCGCGTTCGCGCCGGTGGTGGAGTGCGAACCGGCCCTGCGGACCTATGAGTTCACCACCGAGTCGGACCAGCGCGCCATCGGGTTCGTCGGTGACGGGACGTTCCTGACGGCCCTCGTCCAGGTGGACGCCCGTGACGAGCCGCTGCGGCCACAGCGCGGCAGTCACATGCTGCCGCTCGACGTGCTGCACACCGCGCTCGACATCGAGGACATCCACCTCGAATCGGTGCAGTTCGTTCAGTACAGTCAGCCCGCGCCGGCGCCGCACCTGCCCGAACAGGCCGTCGCGGCCCGTTCGTACGCGCCGCTGCAGGCCCAGTCGCAGACCCCGGCGCTGCAGCTGACCTGGATCGCGCTCAAGCTCGACCCCGAGCTGTGCTCGGAGGCGATCGAGGCCCGCGGCGGCGGGATGGAGGGCGCCAAGCGGTCGCTCCTGCGCGCCGCCGACCAGCTCGTCAGCCGGCTGACCGCACACGGCGTACGCGCCAAGGTGCTCGCCGAGCGCGAGGTCGTGGCCGCGATCGGCACCGCGGTGTGCGTCAGCCCGCGGGCCGCCAACGGGGCGATGGGGCGCGACGGCCGGGCGGCCCGCCGCACCCAGGAGACGACCCGGGCGATGCGCTGCGACGACCGCTGGCACACCACCTACTGGATCGGCCGCTGGCCCCAACTGGGGCAGGGCGGGGCCCCGTTGGCGGCCATCACCCAGCTGCTGACCAGCACCAGGGCGATGGCCAGCACCTTCACGCTGACCGCCACGCACGGCGGTGGCCGCGCCCCGGCCATCTCGGGTTACGTCCGTCTTTCCACCCGCAGTGAGAACGAACTCTCGGCCGCGCAGAGCGAGTTGGAGCGCCGTTCCGGTTCCGTGAAGGTCGGGCTCGTACGGCTCGACCGGGAGCAGCTGCCCGGCCTGCTGGCCACGCTTCCCCTCGGAGGTACCCGCTGA